The Pseudanabaena yagii GIHE-NHR1 genome segment AATCACTACAAGCCGCCAGCCCCAAGCCTGCTAGAGATAGTGATAGTTGGTTAAACTGACGACGACGCATAGATTTTTAAGATTAAGGAATTAATCAAAATAGTAATTTAATAGAAATTGATATAGGCAGAACTAAGCACCACTTATAGCAGTTCCGAGATGAGTTAAGTCTGGCAAAACAACAGTTTCTGTGTCAAAAGGATAGGTTTGAGGATATTGCAACACCCTGCCTATAAATTTTACACCTGCAACGATCGCACCTTCATAATCAGCGATCGCATCGCCAACCATTAACACGCGATCGGGATTAAACCCATGATTTGTTAAAATCTCTTGAATAATAGCGCTTTTTTTAGCAGGAGAACCATGTACAGAGACAAAATAATGGTTCATGTTACGGCGTGACACAATCCGTTTCAATTCTTCATCAGGAGTGCCAGAGGCAACAAATAGAGGAATTGATTGATAATACTTTTCGAGAAAATCATCGGCTCCTAATACATAGGGCGATGCTATTACTGCATCTTCAACATATTGTGAGAAGCGATCGCCGAGTTGTATTTCCACTTCTTTCGTTAAGGATTTTCCTAGCAAAACTTCTTGATAATAGCGAAATTTTTCAAAGCGCGATATGCCATTATGCAAAAGATGATAGTCCATCACCTGCTGCACTATTTGCTCTCCATATTCTTGATATAGGGCAGCAAAGGCTTTAGTTTTGACATCTACTGATTCAACGATGACTCCATCAAAATCAAACACAATTGCATCATATTTTTTCATTACATTTCCCACAAAATTTGTCATGCAAAAATTTTCACGCAAAAAAGGAGAGTGCTTAGCACTCTCCTTTTTTATTTTGCTAAACCAAGATTTACGAGGCTATCAAACAGATTTTGAGCAGCTTCTTCTTCCATTTGCGTTCTTGCTTCCTTGGCATAGGAACCCATATGGGGAGTCAAAATGACTTGAGGCAGGCTCGCCAACTTGCCAGAGTAGGGTTCCTCTTCAAAGACATCAAGGGCGGCTCCTGCCAAGTGTCCTGATACTAATGCATCATATAAAGCTTCTTCATCAACGATCCCGCCTCTCGAAGTATTGATTAAAATGCTACCCGCCTGCATCTTATTGATGAAGTCGCGATCGACCAAATGATCATTTTCTTTACT includes the following:
- a CDS encoding HAD family hydrolase → MKKYDAIVFDFDGVIVESVDVKTKAFAALYQEYGEQIVQQVMDYHLLHNGISRFEKFRYYQEVLLGKSLTKEVEIQLGDRFSQYVEDAVIASPYVLGADDFLEKYYQSIPLFVASGTPDEELKRIVSRRNMNHYFVSVHGSPAKKSAIIQEILTNHGFNPDRVLMVGDAIADYEGAIVAGVKFIGRVLQYPQTYPFDTETVVLPDLTHLGTAISGA